The following proteins are encoded in a genomic region of Streptomyces lunaelactis:
- a CDS encoding SGNH/GDSL hydrolase family protein, giving the protein MARRIAAGAAYGGGGIGLLGAAAVGVVLAEVQLAKRSVGGGRAPVPPRGDGTYGLAFGHTGPLRLGLLGDSTAAGQGVRRAGQTPGALLASGLAAVAERPVQLRNVALPGAMSDDLERQVTQLLEDRTRTPDVCVIMIGANDVTRRMPPTQSVRHLSSAVRRLRTAGAEVVVGTCPDLGTIEPVYQPLRWLARRVSRQLAAAQTIVAVEQGGRTVSLGDMLGPEFAANPREMFGADNYHPSAEGYATAAMAMLPTLCAVLGLWPESDHLDADRHEGMLPVAKAAATAAAEAGTEVTAARGPWALLKHRRRRRLPTPTPTTEPAASDAGGT; this is encoded by the coding sequence GTGGCACGACGCATCGCCGCGGGCGCTGCCTACGGCGGTGGCGGGATCGGGCTGCTCGGAGCGGCGGCCGTAGGGGTGGTGCTGGCCGAGGTCCAGCTGGCGAAACGCTCGGTGGGCGGGGGCAGGGCGCCGGTCCCGCCGCGCGGTGACGGGACGTACGGGCTGGCCTTCGGGCACACCGGTCCGCTGCGTCTCGGCCTGCTCGGGGACTCGACGGCGGCCGGGCAGGGGGTCCGGCGGGCGGGCCAGACGCCGGGGGCGCTGCTCGCGTCGGGACTGGCGGCGGTGGCGGAGCGGCCGGTGCAGCTGCGCAATGTCGCGCTGCCGGGCGCGATGTCGGACGACCTGGAACGCCAGGTTACGCAGCTGCTCGAGGACCGGACCCGTACGCCGGACGTCTGCGTGATCATGATCGGCGCGAATGACGTCACGCGCCGGATGCCGCCCACGCAGTCCGTCCGCCATCTGTCCTCCGCGGTGCGCAGGCTGCGTACGGCGGGTGCGGAGGTGGTGGTGGGCACGTGCCCGGATCTTGGCACGATCGAGCCGGTGTACCAGCCGCTGCGGTGGCTGGCCCGCCGGGTCTCGCGCCAGCTCGCGGCCGCCCAGACGATCGTCGCCGTCGAACAGGGCGGCCGTACCGTCTCGCTGGGCGACATGCTGGGCCCGGAGTTCGCGGCGAACCCGCGCGAGATGTTCGGCGCGGACAACTACCACCCGTCGGCGGAGGGGTACGCGACGGCGGCGATGGCGATGCTGCCGACGCTGTGCGCGGTGCTGGGCCTGTGGCCGGAATCGGACCACTTGGACGCGGACCGGCACGAGGGCATGCTGCCGGTGGCGAAGGCTGCGGCGACGGCGGCGGCGGAGGCGGGCACGGAGGTAACGGCGGCGAGGGGGCCGTGGGCCCTGCTGAAGCACCGTCGAAGGAGGCGCCTGCCCACCCCGACCCCCACGACGGAACCGGCAGCATCGGATGCCGGGGGCACCTGA